A window of Methylomagnum ishizawai contains these coding sequences:
- a CDS encoding PAS domain S-box protein gives MSSQCLGPTPPLPYSVRPGFDFLAGGGETGRLIRALDWSRTPLGPVESWPQSLRTSVSTCLHCPFPILIGWGPELVMLYNDAYRPLLGIQHPGAVGQRGRQCGAGIWDTIGPMLEQALLRGAAGPVDDLLLLVERDGSPEEGYFSFSYSPIHDEDGKIAGVFCPVIDTTAKVVGARRLRTLRDLGALGRSGSGADTCEAVAAVLAANPYDLPFALLYLSDPEHKTLRLAGSAGIAPGGPASPWELPLDGAKGWSVEGLPAGGRLIEPLWALFPGLPTGAWRRPPDQALCLPVVPPGAGRAAAVLIAGLNPHRRPDPDYRQFLGLVAQQFAMVLPVADDPARHTAHRRLQALMKALPVGVSFSDDPSCQHITGNPAVLAQFEVADTDNLSASAPDMEAPGRQVRFFRDGRPVLPEELPLQRAVAENREIPPMELEVWLPSGKRWFALASGAPLRDPVGQVIGGVAVTEDVTERKRAERALAASEERFRAIFEYAALGIAIIDAEGRLIRCNPAYCALLGHTQAELAHRIFLELVHPEDRADNLLGIQRLLAGELPYFEVENRYLRQDGEPVWVRKFVSFLRVPAQEAPHLMTLVTDMTERRRMEDALREGDRRKDEFLAILSHELRNPLAPIRNSLYALGGAGGHSSRTAHALTVMIRQVDHLVRLVDDLMEASRITRGKVELKKQRIALAGVIEQAVETSRPLVESGGHRLDVVLPPDPLHLDADPVRLAQVFTNLLNNAAKYTEPHGRIGIAAERQGNEAVIGVSDTGVGIPEAMLPRVFELFSQVDHGQGRAQGGLGIGLALVRHLVQLHGGRIEARSGGVGRGSEFVVRIPLAEAPPAGFQASADPPAPEFPRRLLVVDDNRDAADSLALLLELLGIEVRVAYDGSAALALLAEFPPDVVLLDLGMPGMDGYEVARRIRGQPGGRDIALFALTGWGQAADRHRTRLGGFDQHLVKPVDFEDLRRLLAEVGTCRGGARDAGP, from the coding sequence TTGTCCAGTCAATGTTTAGGCCCCACCCCACCCCTTCCTTATTCCGTCCGGCCCGGCTTCGATTTCCTGGCGGGCGGTGGCGAGACGGGCCGCTTGATCCGCGCCCTGGATTGGTCCCGCACCCCTTTGGGGCCGGTCGAGTCCTGGCCGCAAAGCCTGCGTACCTCGGTCAGCACCTGCTTGCATTGCCCGTTCCCCATCCTGATTGGGTGGGGGCCGGAATTGGTGATGCTCTACAACGATGCCTACCGGCCCCTCCTCGGTATCCAGCATCCCGGCGCGGTGGGCCAGCGGGGTCGCCAATGCGGGGCCGGGATTTGGGACACCATCGGGCCGATGCTGGAGCAGGCATTACTGCGCGGCGCGGCCGGCCCGGTGGACGATTTATTGCTGCTGGTGGAGCGCGATGGCTCTCCAGAAGAAGGGTATTTCAGCTTTTCCTACAGTCCCATCCACGACGAGGATGGCAAAATCGCCGGGGTGTTCTGCCCGGTGATCGACACCACCGCCAAGGTGGTCGGCGCGCGCCGTTTACGGACGCTGCGCGATCTGGGGGCGCTGGGCCGGAGCGGGTCCGGGGCCGACACCTGCGAAGCCGTGGCCGCCGTGCTCGCCGCCAACCCTTACGATTTGCCGTTCGCCCTGCTTTATCTCTCCGACCCGGAACACAAGACCTTGCGCTTGGCGGGTAGCGCCGGTATCGCGCCGGGCGGTCCCGCCAGCCCTTGGGAACTGCCCTTGGACGGCGCAAAGGGCTGGTCCGTGGAGGGACTTCCGGCCGGGGGGCGGCTGATCGAACCGCTATGGGCCTTGTTCCCCGGACTGCCCACCGGCGCGTGGCGACGCCCGCCGGACCAGGCCCTATGCCTGCCGGTAGTCCCGCCGGGCGCGGGCCGGGCCGCTGCCGTCCTGATCGCGGGGCTGAATCCGCACCGGCGACCGGACCCGGATTACCGCCAGTTCCTCGGCCTCGTGGCCCAGCAATTCGCTATGGTCCTGCCCGTGGCCGACGACCCGGCCCGGCACACCGCCCACCGCCGCCTGCAAGCCCTGATGAAGGCCCTGCCGGTCGGCGTCAGCTTTTCCGACGATCCCTCTTGCCAACACATCACCGGCAATCCGGCGGTGCTGGCGCAGTTCGAAGTCGCCGATACCGACAATCTGTCCGCCTCCGCCCCGGATATGGAGGCACCGGGCCGCCAAGTCCGCTTTTTCCGGGACGGCAGGCCGGTCCTGCCCGAGGAACTGCCCTTGCAGCGGGCGGTGGCGGAAAACCGCGAAATCCCGCCGATGGAATTGGAAGTGTGGCTCCCGAGCGGCAAGCGCTGGTTCGCGCTGGCCTCGGGCGCACCGCTGCGCGACCCGGTCGGCCAGGTCATCGGCGGCGTGGCCGTGACCGAGGACGTCACCGAGCGCAAGCGGGCCGAACGGGCGCTCGCCGCCAGCGAGGAACGGTTCCGCGCGATCTTCGAATACGCCGCCCTCGGCATCGCCATCATCGACGCGGAAGGCCGCTTGATCCGCTGCAATCCCGCCTATTGCGCCCTGCTGGGCCATACCCAGGCCGAACTGGCCCACCGGATATTCCTGGAACTGGTGCATCCCGAGGACCGCGCCGACAACTTGCTCGGAATCCAGCGCCTCCTGGCCGGGGAACTGCCTTATTTCGAAGTCGAGAACCGCTATCTGCGCCAAGACGGCGAACCGGTCTGGGTACGCAAGTTCGTGTCGTTCCTGCGCGTTCCGGCCCAGGAAGCGCCCCATCTCATGACCCTGGTCACCGATATGACCGAGCGCCGCCGCATGGAGGACGCCCTGCGCGAGGGCGATAGGCGCAAGGACGAATTCCTGGCGATACTTTCCCACGAACTGCGCAATCCCCTGGCCCCGATCCGCAATTCCCTCTACGCGCTGGGCGGGGCCGGTGGCCACAGTTCCAGGACCGCGCACGCGCTGACGGTGATGATCCGGCAAGTCGACCATCTGGTCCGGCTGGTCGACGACCTGATGGAGGCTTCCCGCATCACCCGCGGCAAGGTCGAATTGAAAAAGCAGCGCATCGCCCTGGCCGGCGTGATCGAGCAGGCCGTCGAGACCAGCCGGCCCCTGGTCGAGTCCGGCGGGCACCGGCTGGACGTGGTCCTGCCGCCGGACCCGCTCCACCTCGACGCCGATCCGGTCCGGCTCGCCCAGGTCTTCACCAACCTCTTGAACAACGCGGCGAAATACACCGAACCCCATGGCCGGATCGGCATCGCCGCGGAACGGCAAGGCAACGAGGCCGTGATCGGCGTCAGCGATACCGGGGTCGGCATACCCGAGGCGATGCTGCCCAGGGTATTCGAGTTGTTCTCCCAGGTGGACCACGGCCAGGGCCGGGCCCAGGGCGGGCTTGGCATCGGGTTGGCCCTGGTCCGCCATTTGGTCCAGTTGCATGGCGGGCGGATCGAGGCCCGGAGCGGGGGCGTGGGCCGGGGCAGCGAGTTCGTGGTGCGGATACCGCTGGCCGAAGCGCCCCCGGCCGGCTTCCAGGCCAGCGCCGATCCGCCCGCCCCGGAGTTCCCGCGCCGCTTGCTGGTGGTGGACGACAACCGCGACGCCGCCGACAGTCTGGCTTTGTTGTTGGAATTGCTGGGGATCGAGGTGCGGGTGGCCTACGACGGGTCCGCGGCCCTGGCCCTCCTGGCCGAGTTTCCGCCGGACGTGGTCCTGCTCGACCTGGGGATGCCGGGCATGGATGGCTACGAGGTCGCCCGGCGCATCCGGGGTCAGCCCGGTGGCCGGGATATCGCGCTGTTCGCCCTGACCGGCTGGGGGCAGGCGGCGGACCGCCACCGCACCCGCCTGGGTGGCTTCGACCAGCACTTGGTGAAGCCGGTCGATTTCGAGGATTTGCGGCGGCTCTTGGCCGAGGTGGGCACCTGCCGCGGCGGGGCGCGGGATGCCGGACCCTAG
- a CDS encoding glycosyltransferase family 1 protein, with protein sequence MAKRFPVVYVEEPIFDPDALEPRWELARPQPGVMTATPVTAIAEPGFNARQRPLLETLLARLVEQEKLVNRLVWPYTPLALPLARGLKPLGLIYDVMDEVSAFKGAPPGLLDREAEAYRTVDLVFTGGPSLHRAKQGRHPNVHCFPSSVDLAHFGQARRSGLDHAGQAGKPRPRLGFFGVIDERLDLPLLDALVRARPDWQLMMVGPVTKISPQDLPQAPNLHYFGQRAYAELPAFLAGWDVCLLPFALNDATRYISPTKTLEYMAAEKPADHRRGRTLWRYRASGRGHRRLRRRLRPRLDRAGNRHRRTGRGHAQDVAQHFLGCHRPRHGPRNRQGAAWARPGAAPRFARPRGLSQCRRGRGRSHRPQRGLSPAGGFVAGSRG encoded by the coding sequence TTGGCTAAACGTTTTCCCGTGGTTTATGTCGAGGAGCCGATATTCGACCCGGACGCCTTGGAACCGCGTTGGGAATTGGCCCGGCCCCAGCCGGGGGTCATGACCGCCACTCCCGTGACCGCCATCGCAGAACCCGGCTTCAACGCCCGCCAGCGTCCCCTATTGGAAACACTATTGGCACGTCTGGTCGAGCAGGAAAAACTGGTCAACCGCTTGGTCTGGCCCTACACCCCGCTGGCCCTGCCCCTGGCCCGTGGACTCAAGCCCCTGGGCCTGATCTACGATGTGATGGACGAGGTGTCGGCCTTCAAGGGCGCTCCGCCCGGCCTGCTGGACCGCGAGGCCGAAGCCTACCGCACGGTCGATCTGGTGTTCACCGGCGGTCCCAGCCTGCATCGGGCCAAACAGGGCCGCCATCCCAATGTGCATTGTTTCCCCAGCAGCGTCGATCTGGCCCATTTCGGCCAGGCCCGCCGGTCCGGTTTGGACCATGCCGGGCAAGCCGGCAAACCCCGGCCCCGGCTGGGTTTTTTCGGGGTGATCGACGAGCGGCTCGACCTCCCTTTGCTGGATGCGCTGGTCCGCGCCCGGCCCGATTGGCAGTTGATGATGGTGGGGCCGGTGACCAAGATCAGCCCGCAGGATTTGCCCCAGGCCCCGAACCTCCATTATTTCGGCCAGCGGGCCTATGCGGAACTGCCGGCCTTTTTGGCGGGTTGGGATGTGTGCCTGTTGCCGTTCGCGCTCAACGACGCGACGCGCTATATCAGCCCCACCAAGACCCTGGAATACATGGCCGCCGAAAAGCCCGCCGATCACCGACGTGGCCGAACCCTATGGCGCTATCGTGCATCTGGGCGAGGGCATCGACGCCTTCGTCGCCGCTTGCGGCCACGCCTTGACCGCGCCGGAAACCGACACCGCCGAACGGGTCGGGGCCATGCGCAAGATGTTGCTCAACACTTCCTGGGATGCCACCGCCCGCGCCATGGCCCACGAAATCGCCAAGGTGCAGCATGGGCGCGACCGGGTGCCGCGCCCCGCTTCGCGCGACCGCGAGGGTTATCACAGTGCCGTCGTGGTCGGGGCCGGTCCCACCGGCCTCAGCGCGGCCTATCACCTGCCGGAGGCTTTGTTGCTGGAAGCCGGGGATAG
- a CDS encoding potassium transporter Kup — protein sequence MKNNSPASDRHWIRHLALPALGVVFGDIGTSPLYTLRECLNAAGTAPVESVVLGVLSMIFWTLLFVVALKYVAFVMRADNQGEGGIMALLALAQRSLQGPPWRRWLLVMAGLSGAALFYGDGMITPAISVLSAVEGLEVATPLFRPYIIPTTLAVLVGLFAVQRHGTARVGRYFGPVMLVWFLALGGMGLFRIAEHPGVLRALNPWYALEFLAAHGHEALLVLGAVVLAVTGAEALYADMGHFGARPIRAAWFYLVLPALALNYFGQGATVLAVPDAARNPFFLMFPEAARMPMALLATAATVIASQAVISGTYSLTQQAFQLGYLPRMHILHTSETERGQIFLPGLNTWLLIGILVLVLGFESSSRLASAYGIAVTGTMLMTSVLFYVVARQAWGWNRAFLLPLVGIFLMIDGAFFGANLLKVVEGGWLPLAIGLAAFVVMSTWRKGRSLLFQRLYPQKASMERFMADTVPGMPGRVRGTGVFLAAPGEGIPNALLMNVRHNKILHEEVVVLVVLFTDQPREPEADRYSAQDLGLGFFQVIARFGFMELPAVPRILEECRRRGLLDSGPGDTSYFVSRLRPLPTPAPGMALWREKLFAFMLRNAAHAPDFFQIPAEQVIEINVRVEI from the coding sequence ATGAAAAACAACTCCCCGGCTTCGGATCGCCATTGGATCAGGCATCTCGCGCTACCCGCCCTTGGCGTGGTTTTCGGCGATATTGGAACCAGCCCGCTGTATACCCTCAGGGAATGCCTGAACGCCGCCGGGACCGCCCCGGTCGAATCCGTGGTCCTCGGCGTGCTGTCGATGATTTTCTGGACCCTCCTGTTTGTGGTCGCCCTCAAGTACGTCGCCTTCGTCATGCGGGCCGACAACCAGGGTGAGGGCGGGATCATGGCCCTGCTGGCCCTGGCCCAGCGGTCCTTGCAAGGGCCGCCTTGGCGGCGCTGGCTGCTGGTGATGGCCGGTTTGTCCGGCGCGGCCCTGTTCTACGGTGATGGGATGATCACCCCGGCTATCTCGGTGCTGAGCGCGGTCGAGGGCTTGGAGGTCGCCACGCCCCTGTTCCGGCCCTACATCATCCCGACCACGCTGGCGGTGTTGGTCGGGCTGTTCGCGGTCCAACGCCATGGCACGGCCAGGGTAGGGCGCTACTTCGGGCCGGTCATGCTGGTTTGGTTCCTGGCCCTCGGCGGCATGGGATTGTTCAGGATCGCCGAACATCCAGGGGTGCTGCGCGCCTTGAATCCCTGGTATGCCCTGGAATTCCTGGCGGCGCATGGGCACGAGGCGCTGCTGGTATTGGGTGCGGTGGTGCTGGCGGTGACCGGGGCCGAAGCCCTCTATGCCGACATGGGGCATTTCGGTGCGCGGCCAATCCGGGCCGCTTGGTTCTACCTGGTCCTGCCCGCGCTGGCGCTCAATTATTTCGGGCAGGGCGCGACCGTGCTGGCGGTGCCCGACGCCGCCCGCAACCCGTTTTTCCTGATGTTCCCCGAGGCTGCCCGGATGCCGATGGCGCTGCTGGCGACGGCGGCGACAGTGATCGCTTCCCAGGCGGTGATCTCCGGCACTTATTCGTTGACCCAGCAGGCGTTCCAACTGGGCTACCTGCCCCGGATGCATATCCTCCACACCTCCGAGACGGAGCGGGGGCAAATCTTCCTGCCCGGTCTCAATACTTGGCTGCTGATCGGCATCCTGGTGTTGGTGCTGGGCTTCGAGAGTTCCAGCCGCCTAGCTTCCGCCTACGGCATCGCCGTGACTGGCACCATGCTGATGACCAGCGTGCTGTTCTACGTGGTCGCCCGGCAAGCTTGGGGGTGGAACCGGGCCTTCCTGCTGCCGCTGGTGGGCATCTTCTTAATGATCGACGGAGCGTTCTTCGGGGCCAACCTGCTCAAGGTCGTTGAAGGCGGTTGGTTGCCTTTGGCCATCGGGTTGGCGGCCTTCGTCGTGATGTCCACTTGGCGTAAAGGCCGGAGCCTCTTGTTCCAGCGCCTCTATCCGCAGAAGGCGTCGATGGAGCGGTTCATGGCCGACACGGTGCCCGGCATGCCGGGCCGGGTGCGCGGGACGGGCGTTTTCCTCGCCGCGCCGGGCGAGGGGATTCCCAACGCGCTGTTGATGAATGTCCGGCATAACAAAATCTTGCACGAGGAAGTCGTCGTGCTGGTCGTCCTGTTCACGGACCAACCCAGGGAGCCCGAGGCAGACCGCTATTCGGCCCAGGATTTGGGGTTGGGGTTTTTCCAGGTGATTGCCCGGTTCGGCTTCATGGAACTACCCGCGGTCCCCCGGATATTGGAGGAATGCCGGCGGCGCGGTTTGCTCGATTCCGGCCCTGGGGACACCTCCTATTTCGTCAGCCGCCTGCGGCCTTTGCCCACGCCCGCCCCCGGCATGGCCTTGTGGCGGGAAAAGCTGTTCGCCTTCATGCTGCGGAACGCCGCCCATGCCCCGGATTTCTTCCAAATCCCGGCGGAGCAGGTCATCGAGATCAACGTGAGGGTGGAAATCTGA
- a CDS encoding cytochrome c: MCRASHFVAALLLTLAACTQPPPARHPSGLFDTGQPALHAVSDARLRELMNRMNGLIFERFVAEPERDRETLKETDEIARTAADLGRSIDGLYARLPALNLNESEQATFHALADKLRHQADQLRQFAVDHRLEDLSGQLSQISATCTACHGLFRQLGRGGRHG, translated from the coding sequence ATGTGCAGAGCTTCCCACTTCGTCGCGGCCCTCTTGCTAACGCTGGCCGCTTGCACCCAGCCGCCCCCTGCGCGCCATCCTTCCGGCTTGTTCGATACCGGCCAACCGGCTTTGCACGCCGTCAGCGATGCCCGTTTGCGCGAGTTGATGAACCGGATGAACGGCTTGATCTTCGAGCGCTTCGTCGCCGAACCCGAGCGCGACCGCGAAACCCTGAAGGAAACCGACGAAATCGCCCGCACCGCCGCCGACCTGGGCCGGAGCATCGACGGTCTCTATGCCCGCTTGCCCGCGCTGAATTTGAACGAGAGCGAACAGGCCACCTTCCATGCCCTGGCCGACAAGCTGCGCCACCAAGCCGACCAATTGCGCCAGTTCGCGGTCGACCACCGCTTGGAAGACCTGTCCGGCCAGTTATCCCAGATCAGCGCCACCTGCACGGCTTGCCATGGCTTGTTCCGGCAGTTGGGCCGGGGAGGTCGCCATGGCTAA
- a CDS encoding DcaP family trimeric outer membrane transporter → MAKVFALVLAWALGGWSVPARAEEDLRALVEGLRTQMSELKRQAEQSNARIADLEKQLAQAKPAPAKPATVPTLGAPVAATAPTTPSPKPDNPKPPVTVGDAKGTFKVPGTDTSIGIGGFIKLDAIYNSVSDGSNKLGNQLLVPSQIPSGSVRANKNSQFLFNPKETRLWVKSFTPSAWGDINTFLEVDFYGSADTYTYTPRLRHAYGTLGHFLAGQTWTTFLNVQVIPDTLDLGGPVGSIFYLRQPMLRWTQPFTLAGTPLNLQIAAESPRSRLWEAPQNQAAADGYGFVQPDDDRYPDMIARLNFVPTWGNFSLSAMARQIRSASLPGGHVQQAWGGAVSLAGKVQTYDLDNLRFMLNYGDVLGRYASINTFEDAAVDATGQLRLVTTYSGMVAYQHWWNQTWRTNAAYGFEQSEQPVFVAGSMTRQAQSVHVNLLWSPTLQTTLGLEYIYATRNLIDGQNGDLNRVQFSTRFDF, encoded by the coding sequence ATGGCTAAGGTGTTTGCCCTGGTCCTGGCCTGGGCGCTGGGCGGCTGGTCGGTCCCGGCGCGGGCGGAGGAGGACTTGCGGGCCTTGGTCGAGGGCTTGCGGACCCAGATGTCCGAACTGAAGCGGCAGGCTGAACAATCCAACGCCCGCATCGCCGATCTGGAGAAGCAACTGGCCCAGGCCAAGCCAGCACCGGCCAAGCCCGCCACGGTTCCCACCCTGGGCGCGCCGGTCGCCGCGACGGCCCCAACCACGCCATCACCCAAGCCGGACAATCCCAAGCCCCCAGTCACGGTGGGCGACGCCAAGGGCACGTTCAAGGTGCCCGGCACCGACACCTCCATCGGCATCGGCGGCTTCATCAAGCTGGACGCGATCTACAACAGCGTCAGCGACGGCTCCAACAAGCTGGGCAACCAACTCCTGGTGCCCTCGCAAATCCCCAGCGGTTCGGTCCGCGCCAACAAGAACAGCCAATTCCTGTTCAATCCCAAGGAAACCCGGCTGTGGGTGAAATCCTTCACCCCGAGCGCCTGGGGCGATATCAACACCTTCCTGGAAGTCGATTTCTACGGCTCCGCCGACACCTATACCTATACGCCGCGGCTGCGCCATGCCTATGGCACACTGGGCCATTTCCTGGCCGGCCAGACCTGGACCACCTTCCTGAATGTCCAGGTGATTCCCGACACCCTCGATTTGGGCGGGCCGGTGGGCAGCATTTTCTATCTGCGCCAGCCCATGTTGCGTTGGACCCAGCCCTTCACCCTGGCCGGGACGCCCTTGAATCTCCAGATCGCCGCCGAATCGCCGCGCAGCCGCCTGTGGGAAGCCCCGCAGAACCAGGCCGCGGCGGATGGTTACGGCTTCGTCCAGCCCGACGACGACCGCTATCCCGATATGATCGCCCGCCTCAATTTCGTACCGACCTGGGGCAATTTCTCGCTGTCGGCCATGGCCCGCCAAATCCGCAGTGCCAGCCTGCCGGGCGGGCATGTCCAGCAGGCCTGGGGCGGGGCGGTCAGCCTGGCCGGGAAGGTCCAGACCTACGATCTCGACAACCTCCGCTTCATGTTGAACTACGGCGACGTGCTGGGCCGCTACGCCTCGATCAACACCTTCGAGGACGCCGCCGTCGATGCCACCGGGCAATTGCGCCTCGTCACCACCTACAGCGGCATGGTGGCCTACCAGCATTGGTGGAACCAAACCTGGCGGACCAATGCGGCCTATGGCTTCGAGCAATCGGAACAGCCGGTGTTCGTGGCCGGGTCCATGACCCGCCAAGCCCAGTCGGTCCACGTCAACCTGTTATGGAGTCCCACCCTGCAAACCACCCTAGGACTGGAATACATCTACGCCACGCGGAACTTGATCGACGGCCAGAACGGAGATTTAAACCGTGTGCAATTTTCGACCCGCTTCGATTTTTGA
- a CDS encoding methyl-accepting chemotaxis protein codes for MKVSQQFIGGFSIIALLMAGSLGFGLARMNQIQGRLDHITMNKMPKIEAINRMLTASQEEAVALRNLVISPDPAFDQEMKQRIEGFRAQYDQDEQYLQREVVTERGKELLTQAMGLRKTSRDLNDDLLTTGLRSSPEQLWPQLKSARVAHRQWLDTLTAFDKHEVAEAVEAREQAKEAYDSAIYGVSSMGTLTIALAVLVGVGLTRNLLRMLGGEPALATGVASRIAEGDLSTDIVLRPGDTTSLLAAMRRMSETIQRIIQDMNRMSAEHNAGEIDARLEEAHFQGAYRTMAEGVNAMVFGHIAVKKKAIACFKCFGEGDMDAQIEALPGKQRFINEAIEQVRANIKALIEDANLLSTAAIEGRLDTKVDPARHQGDYRRIVEGMNRTLRAVAGPVENICRSMASVADGDLTAVVEGDYQGTFKTLQDAINDTLRKLSATLADVDKVATAMATASEQVSATSQSLATASSEQAASVEETSTSMEQMAASINQNKDNAKITDAIAEKTASEATQGGQAVGRTVQAMKEIAGKIGIIDDIAYQTNLLALNAAIEAARAGEHGKGFAVVAAEVRKLAERSQIAAQEIGCLAESSVELAERAGQLLDQIVPSIQKTATLVQDITAGSEEQALGAQQIAQAMNQFSKITQQNASASEELSATSEEMHSQAMALQTALRFFTVADGEDRVPPPPHKEPVRRVKARPVARRLEVDDTMFQGEFTRF; via the coding sequence ATGAAAGTCAGCCAACAATTCATCGGGGGGTTTTCCATCATCGCCTTGCTCATGGCGGGTAGCCTGGGGTTCGGCCTGGCCAGGATGAACCAAATACAGGGCCGCCTAGACCATATCACCATGAACAAGATGCCCAAGATCGAGGCCATCAACCGGATGTTGACCGCCTCCCAGGAAGAGGCCGTCGCCCTGCGCAACCTGGTGATTTCGCCCGACCCGGCCTTCGACCAGGAGATGAAGCAGCGGATCGAAGGCTTCCGCGCCCAGTACGACCAGGACGAGCAATACCTACAGCGGGAAGTGGTGACCGAACGCGGCAAGGAGTTATTGACCCAGGCGATGGGCCTGCGCAAGACCTCGCGCGACCTCAACGACGACTTGTTGACGACCGGCCTGCGCAGTTCTCCGGAACAGCTCTGGCCCCAGCTCAAATCGGCGCGGGTCGCGCACCGGCAATGGCTGGACACCCTGACCGCCTTCGACAAGCACGAGGTCGCGGAGGCCGTCGAGGCCCGCGAACAGGCCAAGGAAGCCTATGACTCCGCGATTTACGGGGTATCTTCGATGGGGACGCTGACCATAGCGCTGGCGGTCTTGGTGGGCGTCGGACTCACCCGCAACCTCCTGCGGATGCTGGGCGGGGAACCCGCGCTGGCGACCGGCGTCGCCAGCCGCATCGCCGAGGGCGACCTATCCACCGATATCGTCCTGCGCCCCGGCGATACCACCAGCCTGCTGGCCGCCATGCGCCGCATGTCCGAGACCATCCAGCGGATCATCCAGGACATGAACCGGATGTCCGCCGAGCATAACGCGGGCGAGATCGACGCCCGGTTGGAAGAGGCCCACTTCCAGGGCGCGTACCGGACCATGGCCGAGGGGGTCAACGCCATGGTGTTCGGCCATATCGCGGTGAAGAAGAAGGCCATCGCCTGTTTCAAATGCTTCGGCGAAGGCGATATGGACGCCCAGATCGAAGCCCTACCCGGCAAGCAACGGTTCATCAACGAGGCCATCGAACAGGTGCGGGCCAATATCAAAGCCTTGATCGAGGACGCCAACCTGTTATCCACGGCGGCCATCGAGGGCCGGCTCGACACCAAGGTCGATCCCGCCCGCCACCAGGGCGACTACCGGCGCATCGTCGAGGGCATGAACCGCACCCTCAGGGCCGTGGCCGGGCCGGTGGAAAACATCTGCCGCAGCATGGCCAGCGTGGCCGATGGCGATCTGACCGCCGTGGTCGAGGGCGATTACCAAGGCACGTTCAAGACCTTGCAGGACGCCATCAACGATACCCTCCGCAAGCTGTCGGCGACCCTGGCCGATGTGGACAAGGTGGCGACCGCCATGGCCACGGCTTCGGAACAGGTCAGCGCCACCTCGCAGTCGTTGGCGACGGCCTCTTCCGAGCAAGCGGCCAGCGTGGAGGAAACCTCGACCTCGATGGAGCAGATGGCCGCGTCCATCAACCAGAACAAGGACAATGCCAAGATCACCGACGCCATCGCCGAGAAAACCGCCAGCGAGGCCACCCAGGGCGGCCAGGCGGTGGGCCGCACCGTCCAGGCCATGAAGGAAATCGCCGGGAAGATCGGCATCATCGACGATATCGCCTACCAGACCAACCTCCTGGCGCTCAACGCCGCCATCGAGGCCGCGCGGGCGGGCGAGCATGGCAAGGGCTTCGCGGTGGTGGCGGCGGAGGTGAGGAAACTGGCCGAGCGGTCCCAGATCGCGGCCCAGGAAATCGGCTGCTTGGCCGAGTCCAGCGTGGAGTTGGCGGAACGGGCCGGCCAATTACTCGACCAGATCGTGCCTTCGATCCAGAAGACCGCCACCCTGGTCCAGGACATCACCGCCGGTTCCGAGGAACAGGCGCTCGGTGCCCAGCAGATCGCCCAGGCCATGAACCAGTTCAGCAAGATCACCCAGCAGAACGCCTCGGCTTCGGAGGAGCTTTCCGCCACTTCCGAGGAAATGCACAGCCAGGCCATGGCGTTGCAAACGGCCTTGCGCTTCTTCACGGTGGCGGATGGCGAGGATCGGGTGCCGCCGCCTCCCCACAAGGAGCCGGTCCGGCGGGTCAAGGCCCGACCGGTCGCCCGCAGGCTGGAAGTGGACGACACCATGTTCCAGGGGGAATTCACCCGGTTCTAG
- a CDS encoding transposase — translation MDWQTRLITLYLSVCEHFAQGLWIHAQRFAPHADLGFTDEEVVTIYLAGILDKKREIQTIHGHARDYWADWFPRLPCYGAYVRRLNRLAEVFPALLERLCPEGPSPTRVGLVDSQPVILAQQSRRFKAKVARQELANSGYCPTKKLYYHGLKIHVVGDYRPGTLPLPRYIGVTPAGMNDAPALETIAPVLAYRELYSDKAYEYLTRNPNLPFTVLTPVKKEKGQERLDSADRLYSTAVSRVRQPVESLFNWIQEKTSIECASKVRSFRGLLVHVFARLAAAMFLLSSCLQSA, via the coding sequence ATGGATTGGCAAACCCGGCTTATCACCCTCTACCTGTCTGTCTGCGAGCACTTCGCGCAAGGCCTTTGGATTCACGCCCAGCGCTTTGCTCCCCACGCCGACCTGGGCTTCACCGACGAGGAGGTCGTCACGATCTACCTGGCGGGCATCCTGGATAAGAAGCGGGAAATCCAGACGATCCACGGCCACGCCCGCGACTACTGGGCGGATTGGTTCCCGCGCCTGCCTTGCTACGGTGCCTATGTGCGGCGCCTGAACCGCTTGGCGGAAGTGTTCCCCGCGCTGCTGGAACGGTTGTGCCCCGAAGGCCCGTCCCCGACCCGCGTCGGCCTCGTCGATTCCCAGCCGGTGATCCTGGCCCAGCAGAGCCGACGGTTCAAGGCCAAGGTCGCCCGGCAGGAGTTGGCGAACAGCGGCTACTGCCCCACCAAGAAGCTTTACTACCACGGGCTGAAAATCCATGTCGTCGGCGATTACCGGCCCGGCACCCTGCCGCTGCCGCGCTATATCGGGGTCACGCCCGCCGGGATGAACGACGCCCCGGCCCTGGAAACCATCGCGCCCGTGCTTGCCTACCGGGAGTTGTACTCCGACAAGGCCTACGAATATCTCACCCGGAACCCCAACCTTCCATTCACGGTCCTGACCCCGGTCAAGAAGGAAAAGGGTCAGGAGCGCCTGGACTCCGCCGACCGCCTCTATTCCACCGCCGTTTCCCGCGTCCGCCAGCCCGTCGAGTCGCTCTTCAACTGGATACAGGAAAAAACCAGCATCGAATGCGCCAGCAAGGTGCGCTCGTTCCGGGGATTGCTCGTCCACGTCTTCGCCCGCCTTGCCGCCGCCATGTTCCTGTTGAGTTCATGCCTTCAAAGCGCGTAA